The following are encoded together in the Fusarium keratoplasticum isolate Fu6.1 chromosome 1, whole genome shotgun sequence genome:
- a CDS encoding V-type proton ATPase subunit a has translation MAPKQDTPFRSADMSMVQLYVSNEIGREVVTALGELGLCQFRDLNENVSAFQRTFTQEIRRLDNVERQLRYFYSQMDKIGIPLRKLDLDVERLASPSTSEIDELSERSQKLEQRVSALNESYETLKKREGDLTEWRWVLREAGSFFDRAHGNVDEIRASTDNDDAPLLSDVEQHQGAADVERSFSGMNIGFVAGVIARDRVGAFERILWRTLRGNLYMNQSEIPEPLIDPTNNEAINKNVFVIFAHGKEILAKIRKISESMGAEVYNVDENSDLRRDQIHEVNNRLEDVQNVLQNTQATLQAELNQISQSLSAWMVLVAKEKAVYSALNNFSYDSARRTLIAEAWVPTNDLPLIRTTLQDVTNRAGLSVPSIINKIQTNKTPPTYLKTNKFTEGFQTIVNAYGTATYQEVNPAIPVFVTFPFLFAVMFGDFGHAIIMLSAALAMIYWEKSLKKVTFELFAMIFYGRYIALVMAVFSIFTGLIYNDAFSKSMTLFDSAWEFKKPEGYTNSTPITAVLNEHGHRYPFGLDYAWHGTENDLLFSNSYKMKMSIILGWAHMTYSLCFAYINARHFKKPIDIWGNFIPGMIFFQSIFGYLVICIVYKWSVDWLRKGLQPPGLLNMLIYMFLQPGNLDEQLYPGQATVQVILLLLTFAQVPILLFLKPFYLRWEHNRARAKGYRSIGETSRVSALDGDDDDAQGNGHGNSFDDGEGVAMISQNIDEEHEEFEFSEVMIHQVIHTIEFCLNCVSHTASYLRLWALSLAHQQLSIVLWSMTLGPALTTPGVLGVIMIVVCFFMWFFLTIAILVCMEGTSAMLHSLRLAWVESFSKFAEFAGWPFAPFSFQTLLEESEELKDYLG, from the exons ATGGCTCCCAAACAGGACACCCCGTTCCGCTCGGCGGACATGAGCATGGTCCAGCTCTATGTCTCTAATGAAATTGGCCGCGAGGTCGTTACGGCtcttggcgagcttggtCTCTGCCAGTTCCGCGAC CTCAACGAGAATGTCAGTGCCTTCCAGCGCACTTTCACCCAGGAGATCCGACGCCTCGATAATGTTGAGCGACAGCTGC GATACTTTTACTCTCAGATGGATAAGATCGGCATCCCCCTTCGAAAGCTCGACCTCGACGTTGAACGACTGGCCTCGCCTTCGACTTCCGAGATCGATGAGCTCTCCGAGCGAAGTCAGAAGCTCGAGCAGCGAGTCTCTGCCCTGAACGAGAGTTACGAGACTCTGAAGAAGCGCGAGGGAGACTTGACTGAGTGGCGCTGGGTTCTGCGCGAGGCCGGCAGCTTCTTCGATCGTGCCCACGGCAATGTCGACGAGATTCGTGCCTCAACCGACAACGATGATGCTCCCCTGCTCTCGGACGTTGAACAGCACCAGGGGGCTGCTGACGTCGAGCGATCCTTCTCGGGAATGAACATTGGTTTTGTTGCTGGTGTCATCGCTAGGGACAGAGTTGGCGCTTTTGAGCGTATCCTCTGGCGAACTCTGCGTGGCAACCTGTACATGAACCAGTCTGAAATTCCTGAGCCACTGATTGACCCCACCAACAACGAGGCTATCAACAAGAACGTCTTTGTCATCTTCGCCCATGGCAAGGAGATCCTCGCCAAGATCCGCAAGATTTCGGAGTCTATGGGCGCCGAGGTCTATAACGTCGACGAGAACAGCGATCTCCGACGTGACCAGATCCACGAGGTCAACAACCGTCTTGAGGATGTCCAGAATGTCCTTCAAAACACTCAGGCTACTCTTCAGGCTGAGCTCAACCAGATCTCTCAGTCTCTGTCTGCCTGGATGGTTCTCGTTGCCAAAGAGAAGGCTGTATACAGTGCCCTCAACAACTTCTCGTACGACAGCGCTCGCCGAACCCTCATTGCTGAGGCCTGGGTTCCTACAAACGATCTTCCCCTGATCAGGACGACACTGCAGGATGTCACAAACCGAGCTGGTCTCTCGGttccctccatcatcaacaagatccaAACCAACAAGACGCCGCCTACTTACCTGAAGACCAACAAGTTCACCGAGGGTTTCCAGACCATTGTCAACGCCTATGGTACTGCCACCTACCAGGAAGTCAACCCGGCCATTCCTGTCTTTGTCACTTTCCCTTTCCTGTTCGCTGTCATGTTTGGTGACTTTGGtcacgccatcatcatgcttTCGGCTGCTCTTGCTATGATCTACTGGGAGAAGTCGCTCAAGAAGGTCACTTTCGAGCTCTTCGCCATGATCTTCTACGGTCGATACATTGCTCTGGTCATGGCtgtcttctccatctttACCGGTCTTATCTACAACGATGCCTTCTCCAAGTCGATGACTCTTTTCGACAGTGCCTGGGAGttcaagaagcccgagggCTATACTAACTCGACTCCTATTACTGCCGTGTTGAACGAGCATGGCCACCGCTACCCCTTCGGCCTAGACTATGCTTGGCACGGTACTGAGAATGATCTTCTCTTCAGCAACAGTtacaagatgaagatgagtATCATTCTCGGTTGGGCGCACATGACGTACTCTCTCTGCTTCGCCTACATCAACGCCCGCCACTTCAAGAAGCCCATTGACATCTGGGGCAACTTTATCCCGGGCATGATTTTCTTCCAGTCCATTTTTGGCTACCTTGTCATCTGCATCGTTTACAAGTGGTCCGTGGATTGGCTTCGAAAAGGACTCCAGCCCCCTGGTCTGCTGAACATGTTGATTTACATGTTCCTGCAGCCCGGAAACTTGGATGAGCAGCTGTATCCTGGACAAGCCACCGTGCAAGTTATCTTATTGCTGCTGACCTTCGCCCAGGTGCCCATCCTGCTCTTCCTTAAGCCTTTCTACCTTCGATGGGAGCACAACCGAGCACGCGCTAAGGGTTACCGTAGCATAGGAGAGACATCCCGAGTTAGTGCTTTGGatggtgacgacgatgatgcccaAGGCAATGGTCACGGCAACAGcttcgatgatggcgaggggGTTGCTATGATCTCCCAGAACATCGATGAGGAGCACGAGGAGTTTGAGTTCAGCGAGGTCATGATTCACCAGGTTATCCACACCATCG AGTTCTGTCTGAACTGTGTGTCTCACACTGCTTCTTACCTCCGTCTCTGGGCTCTATCTCTGGCCCATCAGCAGCTGAGCATTGTGCTCTGGAGCATGACCCTTGGCCCCGCTCTGACTACTCCTGGTGTTCTTGGCGTTATCATGATTGTTGTCTGCTTCTTTATGTGGTTCTTCCTGA CCATTGCTATTCTGGTGTGTATGGAGGGTACCAGTGCCATGTTGCACTCTCTGCGTCTTGCTTGGGTCGAGTCCTTTTCCAAGTTTGCCGAGTTTGCGGGTTGGCCTTTTGCGCCATTCTCGTTCCAGACCCTGTTGGAAGAGTCGGAGGAGTTGAAGGATTACCTGGGATAA
- a CDS encoding Endoribonuclease YSH1 produces MASKRKASAMNAAAAEEPVDPSDELMFLCLGGGNEVGRSCHIIQYKGKTVMLDAGQHPAYDGLAALPFYDDFDLSTVDVLLISHFHIDHAASLPYVLAKTNFRGRVFMTHPTKAIYKWLIQDSVRVGNTSSNPTSQPVFTEQDHLNTFPQIEAIDYHTTHTISSIRITPYPAGHVLGAAMFLIEIGGLNIFFTGDYSREQDRHLVSAEVPKGVKIDVLITESTYGIASHVPRLEREQALMKSITSILNRGGRVLMPVFALGRAQELLLILDEYWGKHADFQKYPIYYASNLARKCMLVYQTYVGAMNDNIKRLFRERMAEAEASGDGAGKGGPWDFKYIRSLKNLDRFDDVGGCVMLASPGMLQNGVSRELLERWAPSEKNGVIITGYSVEGTMAKQIMQEPDQIQAVMSRSMAGARRMPGGDGEKVLIPRRCSVQEYSFAAHVDGVENREFIEEVAAPVVILVHGEQHNMMRLKSKLLSLNANKPVKVKVYSPRNCEELRIPFKADKTAKVVGKLASIQPPQNIHLDPATAPPLVTGVLVQNDFKLSLMAPEDLREYAGLNTTTITCKQRLTLSAAGIDLVKWALEGTFGTIEELPEMRRAKNGTNGDAAITDGETHPEEADEEVASLVAAYLVMGCVSVRYRTNGEVELEWEGNMLNDGIADSVMAVLFSVESSPAAVKRSSAKHSHSHELPAANPHHSATPEERLERLLWFLEAQFGQDNVAPVATPKLPPTPKEEAPEGKVKDEDAMEEDGDEDSQLEERQRKEIERLHKIGIPVPGVSIKVDRLTATVWLEDLEVECNNKVFADRVRAVVERAVEVTAPLWG; encoded by the exons ATGGCATCCAAACGAAAGGCATCGGCGATGAACGCGGCCGCAGCGGAGGAGCCCGTAGACCCTTCAGACGAGCTCATGTTCCTCTGTTTGGGAGGCGGTAACGAAGTCGGTCGATCATGTCACATTATCCAGTACAAGGGAAAGACGGTCATG cttGACGCCGGCCAGCACCCTGCGTACGATGGGCTCGCAGCCCTCCCCTTCTATGACGACTTCGATCTCAGCACCGTCGATGTGCTCCTAATCAGCCA TTTTCACATTGACCATGCGGCGTCTTTGCCGTATGTGCTCGCAAAGACCAACTTCAGAGGACGTGTATTTATGACGCATCCTACCAAGGCCATCTACAAATGGCTTATCCAAGACAGTGTCCGAGTGGGCAACACATCGTCAAATCCAACCTCACAGCCTGTCTTCACGGAGCAGGACCATCTCAACACGTTCCCGCAGATCGAGGCTATCGACTATCATACAACTCACACCATTTCCTCCATCAGAATCACACCTTACCCAGCAGGCCATGTCCTCGGCGCAGCCATGTTCCTCATCGAGATTGGTGGGCtcaacatcttcttcacTGGAGACTACTCGCGAGAGCAAGATCGACATCTGGTTTCGGCAGAGGTCCCTAAAGGCGTCAAGATCGATGTTCTCATCACCGAGTCAACTTATGGCATCGCCTCCCACGTTCCTCGTCTGGAGAGAGAGCAGGCCCTTATGAAGTCCATCACAAGCATCCTAAACCGAGGCGGTCGTGTGCTTATGCCCGTCTTCGCTCTGGGACGTGCCCAAGAGCTCCTCTTGATTCTTGACGAGTACTGGGGCAAACACGCCGACTTCCAAAAATACCCCATCTACTACGCCAGTAACCTGGCGAGAAAGTGTATGCTTGTTTACCAGACTTATGTCGGCGCCATGAACGACAACATCAAGCGTCTCTTCCGTGAGCGcatggctgaggctgaggcctCTGGGGATGGCGCTGGCAAGGGTGGACCTTGGGACTTCAAGTATATCCGCTCTCTGAAGAACCTCGACCGATTCGACGACGTCGGTGGTTGTGTCATGCTTGCCAGTCCTGGTATGCTGCAGAACGGTGTCAGCCGAGAGCTACTAGAGCGCTGGGCACCTAGCGAGAAGAACGGTGTCATCATTACTGGTTACAGTGTGGAGGGCACCATGGCCAAGCAGATCATGCAGGAACCAGATCAGATCCAGGCCGTCATGTCTCGCAGCATGGCTGGCGCTCGCCGAATGCCTGGAGGCGATGGTGAGAAGGTTCTCATCCCTCGAAGGTGCAGCGTTCAAGAATACTCGTTCGCTGCTCAcgtcgatggtgtcgagaaCCGCGAGTTTATTGAGGAGGTTGCGGCGCCTGTGGTT ATTCTCGTCCACGGTGAACAGCACAACATGATGCGTCTCAAGTCGAAGCTTCTTTCGCTCAACGCAAACAAGCCGGTAAAGGTCAAGGTCTACTCTCCTCGCAACTGCGAAGAACTTCGCATCCccttcaaggccgacaagaCTGCCAAGGTCGTCGGCAAGCTCGCCTCCATCCAGCCGCCCCAGAACATACACCTTGACCCTGCTACCGCGCCTCCTCTTGTCACTGGAGTGCTTGTGCAGAACGACTTCAAGCTTTCACTCATGGCACCCGAGGATCTGCGCGAGTATGCTGGTCTCAACACCACTACCATCACCTGCAAGCAGCGTCTGACCCTTAGCGCTGCGGGCATCGACCTGGTTAAGTGGGCTCTTGAGGGCACATTCGGTACTATTGAGGAGCTGCCAGAGATGCGCCGTGCCAAGAACGGCACCAACGGTGATGCGGCCATCACCGACGGTGAGACTCACCCGGAGGAGGCAGATGAAGAGGTAGCCAGCCTCGTCGCGGCGTATCTGGTGATGGGTTGCGTTTCTGTACGATACCGCACAAACGGTGAGGTCGAGCTCGAATGGGAGGGCAACATGCTCAACGACGGCATTGCCGACTCTGTCATGGCCGTCCTCTTCTCTGTCGAGAGCTCACCTGCCGCCGTCAAGCGTTCCTCGGCCAAGCACTCTCACTCGCACGAGCTCCCTGCCGCAAACCCTCACCACTCTGCAACCCCTGAGGAACGCCTCGAGCGTCTGCTGTGGTTCCTAGAGGCCCAGTTCGGCCAGGACAACGTCGCCCCCGTCGCAACACCCAAGCTGCCCCCTActcccaaggaggaggcgcccgagggcaaggttaaggatgaggacgccatggaggaggatggcgatgaggattcgcagctcgaggagagacagcgcaaggagattgagagaCTACACAAGATTGGCATCCCCGTGCCCGGAGTATCGATCAAGGTGGATAGATTGACCGCCACTGTGTGGCTggaggacctcgaggtcgagtGTAACAACAAAGTCTTTGCCGACAGAGTCAGGGCTGTCGTCGAGCGGGCTGTCGAGGTGACGGCGCCTCTCTGGGGTTGA
- a CDS encoding CN hydrolase domain-containing protein, with amino-acid sequence MAIAAVGQICSTASVKGNLEQCVRLVAKAARGGAKVLFLPEASDYIAPDGQTSLELAEPQQTSPFVKGLQDAAREHSVAVHVGIHHRPEPEPGAAVHRILNRALYIGADGAVVDSASYDKLHVFDYGNLRESATVRPGPALTPPFDSPVGRIGSLICFDLRFPEPGLLLSQPGPGSPWTGRPAQVLTYPSAFTLRTGAAHWETLLRARAIETQSYVVAAAQVGRHNEKRASWGQSIVADPWGRVVLKLKGVVSDPKDVPEGTAEEGAVGEIGFVEIDLDGLERVRKEMPLQRRTDVYPELTARHN; translated from the exons ATGGCGATTGCG GCGGTCGGCCAGATCTGCTCCACGGCATCTGTCAAGGGGAATCTGGAACAGTGTGTGAGGCTGGTGGCGAAAGCTGCGCGTGGAGGAGCCAAG GTACTCTTCCTCCCTGAGGCGTCCGACTACATCGCGCCCGACGGTCAGACGTCTCTCGAACTCGCCGAGCCGCAGCAGACGTCGCCCTTTGTAAAGGGCCTGCAGGATGCGGCACGGGAGCACAGCGTCGCGGTGCACGTGGGCATCCACCACCGccccgagcccgagcccggCGCCGCCGTGCACCGCATCCTCAACCGGGCGCTGTACATCGGAGCCGACGGGGCCGTCGTCGACTCGGCGTCGTACGACAAGCTCCACGTCTTTGACTATGGCAACCTCCGGGAGAGCGCCACTGTGCGGCCCGGCCCCGCACTCACCCCGCCGTTTGACTCGCCCGTCGGCCGGATCGGGAGCCTAATCTGCTTCGACCTCCGATTTCCGGAGCCGGGCCTGTTGCTCTCCCAGCCGGGGCCGGGCAGCCCTTGGACCGGACGTCCCGCGCAGGTGCTAACGTACCCGAGCGCCTTTACCCTCCGCACAGGTGCAGCACACTGGGAGACGCTGCTGCGAGCGCGGGCCATTGAGACGCAGAGCTACGTGGTGGCTGCGGCGCAGGTAGGACGGCACAACGAGAAGAGGGCCAGCTGGGGGCAGAGCATCGTCGCTGACCCCTGGGGCCGGGtcgtcctcaagctcaaagGGGTCGTTTCCGACCCCAAAGATGTGCCCGAGGGGACAGCTGAAGAGGGCGCCGTGGGAGAGATTGGGTTCGTCGAGATCGACCTCGATGGGTTGGAGAGGGTCCGGAAAGAGATGCCTCTTCAGCGGAGGAC AGATGTTTACCCCGAGTTGACCGCTCGCCATAATTGA